The genomic DNA accacgctctaaactacatataggaacttttaatgtccgaacattgtgccaaataggacaacaggcttccttagctagaactctagaatcttacaccatcgatgtgtgctgcgtctccgaaacgcgcatacaagatccgagtagtgtcattcatttgaccgcacctaatcaaaataaagtttcatctcgatacacgctccgtgtatctggaagccctgacgctgcttcccgtggcctcgctggagtaggtatagcattaagtcctagggcagaactagctcttttagactggatcccagtagacagtcgtctatgcgctgttcgactaaacggatcagtaaggactcggaaagatagggaaattcgtcgttgcctcttcgtcgtctctgcctactctcccactgactgcagctcagacgatataaaagatgagttctacaggaaactttctgaccttctccgagaagctaggcgttctgatgtagtaatagtagcaggtgactttaatgctcaagtaggtaaactaagtgaaagggaaggacacctgggtggatcttatggtgtcatggcgaaaagaacagataatggcgaccgtctgttgcagctatgctcagataaccgcctatttcttgcaaatactaactttaagcataaggaaaaacatcttttgacctggcgacccccgaattcgtcccaacgttggacccaattagatcacatcgctatcagccaccgatggaggggctcgatagaagactgtcgctcattctggggcacatgcttagattcagatcatgctctagtgcgagcacgtatttgtctgcgtcttactggacgtaggaaagacactgcagggaagcctctaagggttctacttaatggtaggcaagctaagaatatatttcaggaacaactagaaaaacagttaggcagccatgtaagttgtgtccaccccgaggcagcgtggaatgacatccgaaaagctgtggaatcagcagtgatatccgctaataaggtaaaccataacgttagggagaaacaatggatctcggcagcatctaccgcactgatagatgctcgtaaactcatcccacctggctctgagcataacgaagagcggagtcaacttaagcgcaggcttataagaagtctacgtaatgatcgtgaacagtggtgggtagcgaaagcaagagagatggaaaaggcagcggcaataggtaacagtaggcagctattcagactcgttaaagaaaccggtattaggaacccgaatatcagtgaaaccatctcagataaagatgggcatataattcattctcaatccaggaggttggatcgatgggcagaacactttagggatcagttcaactggccttcagccacacttcaattacccacgatccccagtcgtcctgaatggcaaattgatgtaagtcctccaaccctctgtgaggttgaaaaagctataggaaatctgaagcgagggagagcagcaggccctgacaggttgacccctgagatttttaaggatggtggtccagtactagcagtgagattgactgaggtcttaggtagaatctgggaactggacgtaattccatctgactggtcccaatcactgattgtgccagtttataagaaaggacaaaagtcctcttgtgacaatcacagagggatcagtttgactaatatagtgtctaaaatattagcttcaataatactaggtcgcctaaccaaagctcgtgaagagcagactagagaaaaccaagctggttttcgacctggacgtggttgcatagaccagatattcaccctacgtcaggtcctagaacatagacacaaattcagacgtcccacaatagtagtatttcttgaccttaaggcggcatttgactctgttgatcgtgaggttctatggcaatgtttgtcactgaaaggagtaccaaagaagtacattaacctcataaaggctctctactctaACAATGTCTATCCCTATTGTCAGATTAAGTAATAAATCACTGTTACGTTCTTTTCTGTCCGTAACTGTTTaatactctccccattcttgtttaactttgtcattgacttacttttagagatagcactttcatcagctaaacctccaggagttgaacttttaccaggagactcacttgtcgacttagaatacgccgacgacatagttttactcggtgaagacgctgacaacatgcagagtcttctgaccactataagcaactatgcaggcatgttcggaatgcgattctctccctcgaagtgcaaaatgttacttcaggattgggttgcatcgacacctgaactaatgatagggagtgaagtagttgagcgtgtagaccacttcacttatcttggaagtctcatcagcccttgtggtctggtatgtgacgaaatctcagcacggatacagaaggctcgtctagctttcgccaacttgcgtcatttatggcgtaggcgagatatccgtctagcaaccaaaggacgggtttactgtgcagcagttcgctccgtcctactctatggcagtgaaacatggccaataagagtagaggatattcgtaggctactagtgttcgatcataggtgtcttcgaagcattgctcgtatatcctgggaccaccgggtaagtaatgcagttgttaggaaacgagtactaggtagggatggcaaatcgattgatgaagtagtgaaacttcatcagttgagatggctgggacatgtgttacgtatgcccgaccaccgactgccccgacgtgcaatgtttcatggtgtaggagtaggttggaagaaagctaggggtggccagaccaaaacgtggcacaaatcaatgaagtcactgacaagtggactgggccatgttggtaggtgtagactacctggttgggattcgcgagatgacagcaaccgatggttagagaccttgaatgacatggctcaaaatcgtttgcaatggcgaaggtgcatccactctttgtgttctcccaagttctaatcttctaaattcctcatgtctttatctttttctctttccaaatttatttcactgtactatactccttcaataatttcttgaaacccctaatcttttggatttctgattatactcctactacttctaccactatgggatttgaatcgacaactgcatctctgtgctaatgtggtatggcaactcgaactgatgtacgtacgtacgaagttctacgttgtgactgactgactgaatattaATAACCGTTCATTTCTGCTTAAAAATTTTCTCTTCGTATAATGTTTTATTCTGttctattcatatatatattgtttttcatttttttctcagCCTATGCGAGTAACTTATGCTAAAAAAGATTCGCAACAGATTATCTGTTTGAAAGGTGTCAGTGCTGAAGTTCAAAAGAGACGTGAAGAAGAACGTGAAAAACGTAGACGAAAGAAAATGGCACAACGTGCTGCAGCTGCAGCAGCGGCTTTACAAGCAGCTAATCAATCAGTAAATGGTCCAGTAtgttttaatcattattatcgttttctttatttgatcATAAAAACGATTTGACtaatccaatatatatatatatatatatatatatatatatatattgtatagtTGTAAAATCCTCCAAACTAGTACTTAGTTTAATTAAATGCAAAgccttcatttttatttttaaatgcaaagccttcatttttattttgagcACTACTACATCATCGACATTCTACTCCATGTATAGAAGCAAACTATTTAGAGTGCATCTATTAGTgctaaatcaataattttttgtGTTACCATTTCCTTTCTATTTAAGTTGACTGTTTTGTTTGATTGATTACTGGTCAGATTGTTTGTTAACTGACATTTTCTTTCAAATGGAATAATTAAAGAGTTCACtttattataaatgaaatacgCTCTAATGTTTTGTTATCCTGAAAGATAGTGAAAGCTccataaataaaatcatttcgCCCAGTGTACTTATCATCACCAAAAATGTTTACCTGAGCTACGATTTTTTTCCATCATATTGTGTATAACAGTGAAAGACACAGTTatggttttttttgttttgattgtaTTCAGAATCATAATAGTTAAGTTGTATTGTAAATGCATTTGACTTCATCTATCATAATTCCTaatcaatttcaaatatattactTGCAATGACGCGATTGTGTAACAATTTCAGAGATAACTTGATGTTAAATGTCAAATACGAAATACGTTTTGGGAAATAAGTATAATTCATACAAATTGTTTTAACAAATTATAGGGGTAAAGTACAGAGATTGTAGGAAGCGTGACTTATATGTAGTGTAGAATGATATACTGACTAGTAGTGATATTGATTGAATTAATTTTACAGTTCAATCATTCTGTGTGCTGATTGACTTGGGGGATAGATCATTGAGTGGATTATTGGTTCAGTGTAGTGATTCATGTCAAGCCTGAAGGTACTTTGTGTTCTAGGGGAGCGTGAAGAGCAGAGTGCTTAAAGAAAGCTGGGAAAGAGAAGAATAAGAGAAAAAATGAACCAATAACTCAGTAAGCATATTCGATGCACTTACATTTAATAATGAAACCAATCGATAAGGACCAATAATAGCATGTGACTAAGACAATTCAGCAATGACAACTTGAAATGTTAGCATGAGATCTTTAGTTCGTTACACTCAGTTCacgtcagtcaatcagtcatacGCAAATTAGAACCTGACACATGTGCTTGGGTTAAAGTTGCCACACCACAGGACAGcgagataaaattatttaaagacATCCCAGAGCAGTAGGAGTAGTAACGGTATCAGTAGTAGTATGGTggatgctacttatgttgacagatataagtagtatgcagcACCTATCGGAAGTGAAATGTATGCctgcagaagattgagaagattcaattaaaaaaaacagaaagtAATCGTAATAACAACGGAgctgaaagaatcatgaaggatgtaaaggacaactgatgaAAGATGTGCAAAATACGTATTTGATgtgtggttttcatattttacgaaaacattcggtaattttgcattgatcaataaattgatCTTCTCCATCTAAGTTTTCGTTtactacagtagtagtaataaaagAAATTAGGCATATAAAATGGTAACCGGAAGGTATAAGAAGATTTTTGGACTGAGGTTCTAAACAGGGATGAAGAACAAATTCACCAGCAACATTGTGACAGCCGGTAGCTGTCAAAAACCACCTGAGTTTTTTGATTGTATcccgagatttcgtcagacatcaaAGCACCAGGTCTGATATGACTTCCACGGTGAGTGAAGTTATCGACGTGCTCAATCATTGTTATTAGTCCAAGTACTGAGGCAGAGCAGTCCTGAAGCAGCATCCATGTTATGAAATATGTTTGTTAGATAAAGGTATCTATATAGTAAGAGTTTTATGAATTTGTTTAAACGCTTTAAAGTAAAACAATCAGGTATACAAAGTTATCTATTCGTCTTTATTGAAAAAATGGACTTTATAAAGAGTTTTAACGGCTATTTTGTTAGTCAATTTGAACTTGTCATTATACTGAAACTATAGAGGAGGATGTGGTATTAAAATTGAGTAAATCAGTCTTCTTATATTTCTTGGATCGGCATAACAGTTTCATTTCCTTGTAATAGGTAGCAAGTAGCAGTTATTCCACAGTCGTATTAAACAGTTTTACGAGCAACAATTATCAGGACTTAGTTCAAGTAACAACAGCGGCATATTAATCTTGTCTACAAGTCATTACAGATGATGATAAAAGTCTTTAACCTATCAATGATCGTCCGTTGTTGTTGTGTATTTAAGCATAGCGGGGTAAACAATAAAATCTGGACAAActcatttaattatttcttcTCATTTAACTCCGAATATCATACTTTTTACGTCTGAATATTTTCATCCTTCGTTGTCTTTATTCTAGTTCCTTATTTTCCAGTTATTCTCATTTGTATATTTGAGGATCCCAGCCTCTGATAATGATCAGTTATTGTGCAAATATCTTGAAATTTTAAGGAAACAAACGCCTTTAGTAAACTTGACTTCTCTGCTTTATCTATTGGGTTAGTATAAAATGTGGTACAACTGGGCACCACAAATAGTTTGCGCCACAAAATATTTATGTGTGGACTGGGATACTGTCCTGACAATCAGTTGGAatcaagtggttttcttagggtccCATTCCTGGAGCCTTTAACCTTGAATTTTACTCCACAAAGCAGTGGCACAACATGTGATACGTTTTCGTGGTAACCGATAACCAAAATAAGTTCATACATCATATTCCTGGAGCACTTGTAAATAATCGTTTATCAACTTCCTTGGTTAAAACTTCCGTATTCACCAACTTGGTTGATTTAAGCACCAGATGTTCACTCTCCAGCCTCTCAACTTTGTAGAAAATACCCGCACCACAAGAAGGCAGTTATTAGGACTTTCGTGGCAGAACTCATAAACACGTGACCATACGATAGCATTTTAAGGGAGAAAGAGAACACCCCGTTCTTCCTTACTTGATTACTTGTATGATATGTTAATGACTTGGACGATAGTACTAATTCCCATATTCTAAAAAAACGTTTTAATTTTTTCCCCAGTAAATATTTTAAAGCACACTTGATCACTTTTATCAAATCTCTTTTAGGCGGGTACCGGTGGAGATATCAATGCATTGTTAGATCAAccaaatcatattttatttgttaGTAATTTACCAGAAGAAACTACTGATGCTATGCTTACAATGTTATTTAGTCAATTCTCGGGATTCAAAGAGGCTAGACGTGCTGCTGGTGGAGTTGGCTTTGTCGAATATGATACTGAATCACAAGCTGCTGCTGCGCGATCTGCTTATGAAGGGTTTAAACTGACACCGACTCATGCTATGCAAATCACATTTGCTAAGAAATAAATATCACTTCTCTTTTTCTTAACCTCGTTCATTAGTTAATTgctactattaatattattattgttactattctGATGATTACCTGCTAACACCGCATATTGAGGTGGGCGGTGGTTATACATACATAATATATATCTCGACCACATCACTTGATGAAGATTAATAATCATATCAACGGCTTTGTTACCTTTTTTCAGTACTCTGTACATAACCTCAGGACTACTCTCTGAATTATACCCATAATGCACGAGGATTGTGTAACTAGAGGGCGATAATACCTAGCCTCATTTCAAATACCACAATTTTCCTTTCCTTCCGCTTATTACACGCTGGTTAAAAAGACTAGGCTTACAGAGAATTACTGGTTGATAAAAGTGGTTTTATTTAAGCAAATACCGCTTGCCTATAAGTGAAGAAATCGGTATAGCAAATCAGCAACAAATCTGTAGTTTTATAGTTTCGAAAATCAACTGGACGGACAGAGCACTGTTCACTGAACTAATATTTCTTAGTTTTATGTCTCAATGAGTATATTCCGTTAACTGATTCTAATGAATGCCTTGAGTTGTTTGTTTCTACCTTATTTCCTCCAAAATGTACTCCTATTCATTCAATACAGTTTGAGCTTGTTCGTAGAGATTATGTTGCAAATGGTTTTTGGGAGACATTTATAGACTATGAGGATCCATATCAAGACATATTGATAGGTTTATTACGTTCAAGAAAGTGATCACTTCAATCAAAGCATCGGAACCTGACAAAGACGACTCCAGTTTAGGTCTTTCTAAAGACTAAGCTTTAAGTGAAATAAGTGACCGTAAACTGACCATGTCAATAATAAAATGACGGACGGAATCGTAATTAGTATTGATGATACTTAGCTAACAATAGTTTGTCGCTTAGCGTTCAATGAACGTTGAATAATAAGGTAAAAAAGAATGTAGGTGCCCAATTATGTATTAATAAGATGTTCCGACAGCTCAGTTTAAAACAATGACCGTCATtaatttcaaatgatattttcAGTATAGAGACTTCATCAAAATGGACATTCGCAACGGGATCATTGTtgattacttacgcctgctacccctaatggagcataggccgccgaccagaattctccaacccactctgtcctgggctttcttttctagttcttgtTATGTCTTGAAAAAAGGTCgttagccaattgttatgacttgttcaaggtcgtcgctaatttgttatgaccttacaaattaaacaaggacgtaactcgcgtgaattatccaccaataggaagacgacttctacgaccttaaCACGGTGACAATCAAGGACgtccaatcagtatgagtaatctcgcgcccttattggtccttaatccgcctagcccgtccacttgagtccagaacaccaataacagcttctgctatTGCGAATcgtttatatactagacagacagaccacaccataccataaaatagaaaataatatttgtacaaaatcaagccaaatgtggctgtaagcgtgggagacaataatcaataaactgagtataatttaggaacagtgaatcgtatgataataatcaataggtcaaaatgaagcttataataagatgaatatagatatagataatctagttactgaatagttatacaataggaatatacatagaataatagtccagtaataggtcccgtaagttatccgtacttacttCTTATCTAGTATATaacagttctatccagttttcgttcattcttctcatgtctgactccatttctcggcgtaatgtgttctttgatcttccgctcctcctttggccttggggattccaagtgagggcttgccttgcaACGCAGTCGGGTGCTTTCATTAATGTGTGGCCTATCCATTTCTagcgcttctttctgatttcttcctccacaggaatctggtttgttctctcccacagtaggttgttgctgatagtctctggccaacggatccgaagtatcttgcgtagacaactgttaataaacatctgtattttctggatgatggctttcgtagttctccag from Schistosoma mansoni strain Puerto Rico chromosome 5, complete genome includes the following:
- a CDS encoding putative small nuclear ribonucleoprotein U)1a,U)2b, whose translation is MDIRPNHTLYVNNLNDKVKKNDLKKALYYIFGQHGRLIDIIAMKTMKMRGQAFIIYQDIACATQAYRSLQGFQLFQRPMRVTYAKKDSQQIICLKGVSAEVQKRREEEREKRRRKKMAQRAAAAAAALQAANQSVNGPAGTGGDINALLDQPNHILFVSNLPEETTDAMLTMLFSQFSGFKEARRAAGGVGFVEYDTESQAAAARSAYEGFKLTPTHAMQITFAKK